In Helianthus annuus cultivar XRQ/B chromosome 8, HanXRQr2.0-SUNRISE, whole genome shotgun sequence, a single genomic region encodes these proteins:
- the LOC110899112 gene encoding small nuclear ribonucleoprotein SmD3b — MSRSLGIPVKLLHEAAGHIVTVELKSGEVYRGSMIECEDNWNCQLENITFTAKDGKVAQLEHVFIRGSKVRFMIIPDMLKNAPMFKRLEARIKGKGSALGVGRGRAVAMRARAQAAGRGAAGPGRGR; from the exons ATGAGTCGGAGCTTAGGTATTCCGGTGAAGCTTCTCCACGAGGCCGCCGGTCACATAGTCACCGTAGAACTCAAGAGCGGAGAAGTTTACAGAGGAAGCATGATCGAATGCGAAGACAACTGGAATTGCCAGCTGGAAAACATCACTTTCACCGCTAAG GATGGAAAGGTGGCTCAACTTGAGCATGTCTTTATTCGGGGAAGCAAAGTCAG GTTCATGATCATACCAGACATGCTTAAGAATGCACCAATGTTCAAACGCTTAGAAGCTAGAATTAAG GGCAAAGGTTCAGCACTTGGTGTTGGCCGGGGACGTGCTGTGGCTATGCGTGCTAGG GCTCAGGCGGCGGGTCGTGGAGCCGCGGGTCCTGGTAGAGGGAGGTGA